A genomic window from Methanobacterium sp. BRmetb2 includes:
- the nifE gene encoding nitrogenase iron-molybdenum cofactor biosynthesis protein NifE: MEPVIETFKSRKSHICIKESGELSIPNCDKASLPGTVTQRTCVFGGARIVLMPITDSIHLVHGPIGCAAHTWDIRGSKSSEYDLYRKGCSTDLREKDIVFGGEKKLYETILELDRLYHPGAIFVYATCVAGVIGDDINSVCKKAGEITGCRVIPVQSEGFKDHNKTKGHWIGCDALLDHVIGTKEPENTGKYDINIVGEFNVAGDLWGIKPLFESMGVNIISTISGDSVVDDIAKAHQAKLNIVQCQKSSNYLAKKLEKKYGTPSLKVNFFGIEQTITSLRLVADFFGDPEMIKTAEGIIESGLQGVNSAIEEYKERLAGKTVALYVGGNKAWSLVRAFEELGMDVIMSGTKNGMREDYERIKDAVREGTVIVDDANTVELTRLLKKYRPDLLISGAKEKYISLKLGIPFCDFNHDRISAFAGFKGFINFTKEVDASVSSRVWDLSETRLTSPHENSKNSKEIA; encoded by the coding sequence ATGGAACCCGTAATTGAAACCTTTAAATCACGTAAAAGCCATATATGTATCAAGGAGAGTGGAGAATTATCAATTCCAAATTGTGATAAAGCCAGTTTACCTGGAACTGTTACTCAAAGAACATGTGTTTTTGGTGGGGCTCGAATTGTACTCATGCCCATCACAGATTCCATACATTTAGTACACGGCCCAATTGGATGCGCTGCACACACTTGGGACATAAGAGGAAGTAAATCTTCCGAATATGACTTATACCGAAAAGGATGTTCCACTGATCTTCGTGAAAAAGACATTGTTTTTGGTGGTGAAAAAAAACTCTACGAAACTATACTTGAACTAGATCGGCTCTACCATCCCGGAGCTATATTTGTATATGCTACCTGTGTGGCAGGAGTTATAGGAGATGACATTAATAGTGTATGCAAAAAAGCTGGAGAAATTACAGGTTGCCGAGTAATTCCAGTACAATCAGAAGGTTTTAAAGATCATAATAAAACTAAAGGGCACTGGATCGGATGTGATGCTCTTTTAGATCATGTCATAGGTACTAAAGAACCTGAAAATACTGGTAAATATGATATTAACATTGTGGGAGAATTTAATGTAGCTGGAGATCTTTGGGGAATAAAACCTCTTTTTGAAAGTATGGGAGTCAATATTATTAGTACCATCTCTGGAGATTCAGTAGTGGATGATATTGCCAAAGCACATCAGGCAAAACTTAATATTGTACAGTGCCAGAAGTCATCAAACTACCTGGCCAAAAAACTGGAGAAAAAATATGGAACACCCAGTTTGAAAGTGAATTTCTTTGGAATAGAACAAACCATAACTTCTTTAAGATTAGTTGCTGACTTCTTTGGAGATCCAGAGATGATAAAAACAGCAGAAGGTATTATTGAATCTGGCCTGCAGGGAGTTAATTCTGCTATTGAAGAATATAAAGAGAGGCTTGCAGGAAAAACTGTGGCCCTTTATGTAGGAGGGAATAAAGCTTGGTCACTGGTAAGGGCTTTTGAAGAGTTAGGAATGGATGTAATCATGTCTGGAACAAAAAATGGTATGAGAGAAGATTATGAACGGATTAAAGATGCTGTTCGAGAGGGAACAGTCATTGTGGATGATGCCAACACTGTAGAATTAACCCGGTTGCTGAAGAAATATCGACCTGATCTGCTAATTTCTGGAGCAAAAGAAAAGTATATATCACTAAAATTGGGAATACCCTTCTGTGACTTTAATCATGATAGAATATCTGCATTTGCGGGATTTAAAGGATTTATTAACTTTACCAAAGAAGTAGATGCATCAGTATCTAGTAGAGTATGGGATCTATCTGAAACCAGACTAACATCACCACATGAAAATAGTAAAAATTCAAAGGAGATTGCCTAA
- a CDS encoding 4Fe-4S ferredoxin, whose translation MVTNILVNIKLDKEKCEGSKCGACAFICPTNVFTIKDSVISIKSPDYCKLCVKCLEICPNAAITLEKNKYTIN comes from the coding sequence ATGGTAACTAATATACTGGTGAATATAAAATTGGATAAAGAAAAATGTGAAGGTTCAAAATGTGGGGCATGTGCATTTATCTGTCCCACAAACGTTTTTACAATAAAAGATAGTGTAATATCAATAAAATCACCAGATTACTGTAAATTATGTGTTAAATGTTTAGAAATCTGTCCTAATGCTGCTATAACCCTTGAAAAAAATAAATACACAATTAATTAG
- a CDS encoding nitrogen fixation protein, producing MKIAVASTEGKFVDSHFGDTNRFLIFKIEEGEVEFHEIREKTPLQLNDHQERWLSSIDLINDCKAVLCRKIGNEPSIELRKLGIKPIQLDCEVKEAVKECSRHLLS from the coding sequence TTGAAAATAGCAGTAGCATCAACTGAGGGTAAGTTTGTAGATTCACATTTTGGAGATACTAACCGTTTTTTAATATTTAAAATTGAAGAAGGTGAAGTTGAATTTCATGAAATAAGAGAAAAAACACCATTACAATTAAATGATCATCAAGAACGTTGGTTATCATCCATTGATTTGATAAACGATTGTAAAGCAGTTCTCTGCAGGAAAATTGGGAATGAACCAAGTATAGAACTTCGAAAATTAGGAATTAAACCAATACAACTTGATTGTGAAGTTAAAGAGGCGGTAAAAGAGTGTTCTAGACATTTATTGAGTTAA
- a CDS encoding nitrogenase, with protein MNDKILAESCKHGHVIPDDLSGKREKIFSVVNPSRMCQPMGAIYAILGMRNTMPLIHGSQGCSTYMRFQLTRHFREPMEVASTSMSEKTVIYGGEYNLMKALKNISEKQHPDLIGIVSSCLTETIGDDMNMIVGKFRDSNIEKELPCMVPISTPSYAGSHVEGYDQAIKSLVEKLASPQNANHKINIVPGILSPADVREVKRILLELKIGSIILTDYSENLDAPFGESSLGLYTQGTSVDEVVDSANSRGTITLSRHADSAGSLLEKKFDVPSVSGPIPIGVNYTDQFVTSLCSLAEVEVPKNLEKERGRLIDAMIDSESYNYQRRVAIFGEPDFVSGMTQITSEMGMHPTVVSTGVNSPRFVEEIKNITASRGIKTRILSGFDLEDLHAEIKKYGADVLIGNAYGARIASEENIPLYRAGFPIFDRLGAQRICCVGYEGGLQTVDRLTNMILDFYYDESGYEICEKEKEGMKV; from the coding sequence ATGAACGATAAAATATTGGCTGAATCTTGTAAACATGGCCACGTAATTCCTGACGATTTATCAGGAAAAAGAGAAAAAATTTTCTCTGTAGTTAATCCTTCCCGCATGTGTCAACCCATGGGTGCCATATATGCCATTTTAGGGATGAGAAATACCATGCCCCTGATTCATGGATCCCAGGGTTGTAGTACTTACATGCGTTTTCAGCTGACAAGACATTTTCGAGAACCAATGGAAGTGGCATCCACCTCAATGAGTGAGAAAACTGTTATTTATGGTGGCGAATACAACCTCATGAAAGCTCTAAAAAATATCAGTGAAAAACAACACCCCGATCTAATTGGAATCGTTTCTAGTTGCCTTACAGAAACTATTGGTGATGATATGAATATGATAGTGGGGAAATTTAGAGACTCAAATATTGAAAAAGAACTTCCATGTATGGTGCCTATTTCCACACCATCCTATGCTGGTTCCCATGTAGAAGGATATGACCAAGCTATAAAGTCTTTAGTAGAAAAGTTGGCATCTCCCCAGAATGCAAATCACAAAATCAATATTGTACCTGGAATTTTATCACCAGCAGATGTAAGAGAAGTTAAAAGAATCCTTTTAGAACTGAAAATTGGATCAATAATATTAACTGATTATTCAGAGAATCTTGATGCTCCCTTTGGAGAATCTTCTCTTGGTTTATATACACAAGGAACTAGTGTAGATGAAGTTGTAGATTCTGCAAATTCCAGAGGAACCATAACTCTCTCCAGACATGCTGATTCTGCAGGGTCTTTACTGGAAAAGAAATTTGACGTTCCGTCGGTTTCTGGACCTATTCCCATAGGAGTTAATTATACTGACCAGTTTGTTACATCTCTCTGCTCTTTAGCAGAAGTTGAAGTTCCTAAAAATCTTGAAAAAGAACGTGGCCGCCTTATAGATGCTATGATTGATTCTGAATCTTATAATTATCAGCGCAGGGTAGCGATATTTGGAGAACCAGATTTTGTGTCTGGAATGACCCAGATAACAAGTGAAATGGGAATGCACCCTACTGTAGTTTCTACTGGAGTTAATAGCCCCCGCTTCGTAGAGGAAATTAAAAATATAACTGCTTCGAGAGGTATTAAAACCCGTATATTGTCTGGTTTCGATTTAGAAGATCTGCATGCAGAAATCAAAAAATATGGTGCTGATGTACTGATTGGAAATGCTTATGGGGCACGTATTGCGAGTGAAGAAAATATTCCTCTTTACAGAGCAGGTTTTCCCATATTTGATCGTTTGGGAGCACAGCGCATATGTTGCGTTGGTTATGAAGGAGGACTTCAAACAGTGGATCGTTTAACCAATATGATACTTGATTTCTACTATGATGAATCTGGATATGAAATATGTGAAAAAGAAAAAGAAGGAATGAAAGTTTAA